From the Desulfosarcina sp. BuS5 genome, one window contains:
- a CDS encoding bifunctional riboflavin kinase/FAD synthetase, protein MQLINNIDNFKIKYKNPVITIGNFDGVHLGHQALLHEVIEKAEELNGTSMVMTFEPHPTRVLKPDYYLPLITLYEQKVELIEKSGIDVLVCLPFNRKFASITADDFIDNLLLETIAIKAIVVGKDYSFGKNREGNISLLKKHASQKGFEVIVSNWIPVSGNCPVRISSTKIRELVLDGKVEEVPQLLGRFYQIRGMVVPGRNRGGRLLGCPTANINLKDELCPKRGVYAVIVECLNCKYKGVANIGYSPTFTDQQFTVEVHILNFNKDIYEHQIRVNFITRIRDEKKFSNINELAEQIKKDIKKADAILPDP, encoded by the coding sequence ATGCAACTTATTAATAATATAGATAACTTTAAAATCAAATATAAAAACCCAGTAATTACCATAGGCAATTTTGACGGCGTCCATTTAGGCCATCAGGCACTTCTGCATGAAGTGATTGAAAAGGCGGAGGAACTTAACGGGACTTCCATGGTCATGACTTTTGAACCTCATCCCACGCGAGTATTAAAACCTGACTATTATCTACCCCTTATAACTCTGTATGAACAAAAAGTTGAGCTGATTGAAAAATCGGGAATAGATGTGCTTGTTTGCTTGCCTTTTAACAGGAAGTTTGCCTCCATCACTGCAGATGACTTTATTGATAACCTTCTGCTTGAAACTATAGCCATAAAAGCCATTGTCGTTGGCAAGGACTATTCTTTCGGCAAGAACCGTGAGGGCAACATAAGTTTATTAAAAAAACATGCTTCGCAAAAAGGTTTTGAAGTAATTGTCAGTAACTGGATACCGGTATCGGGCAATTGCCCTGTAAGAATAAGCAGTACAAAAATCAGAGAGCTTGTTCTTGACGGTAAGGTCGAAGAAGTGCCGCAATTATTGGGACGTTTTTATCAAATCAGAGGAATGGTAGTACCGGGGCGCAACAGAGGTGGAAGGCTACTCGGTTGTCCGACTGCAAATATCAACTTAAAAGATGAGCTTTGCCCCAAAAGGGGAGTTTATGCCGTTATTGTAGAATGTCTGAATTGTAAATACAAAGGAGTCGCTAATATTGGTTACAGCCCGACTTTTACTGATCAACAGTTTACTGTTGAAGTCCACATTCTTAACTTTAATAAGGATATATACGAACATCAGATTCGGGTAAATTTTATCACACGTATCAGGGATGAAAAAAAATTTTCCAACATCAACGAATTAGCAGAACAGATTAAAAAAGATATTAAAAAAGCAGACGCAATATTGCCTGATCCATGA
- a CDS encoding flavodoxin family protein yields the protein MQVLVLYYSKGGNTRQLGEEIAKGVESTNIKAVIKSTNEVTKEDFQESSGIIAGSPVYFGGMAADLKRVFDEFVGVRKKMENKIGAAFATGAHHTGGKETTMLSILQCMLIYGMIIVGDPMDASGHYGVACLQAPDETAASDAFKLGARVAELCKKLQ from the coding sequence ATGCAGGTTCTTGTTCTTTATTATTCCAAGGGAGGTAATACCAGGCAACTTGGCGAGGAGATTGCGAAAGGGGTTGAGTCTACGAACATAAAGGCGGTAATCAAGAGTACCAATGAGGTTACCAAAGAGGATTTCCAGGAAAGTTCCGGCATTATCGCAGGTTCGCCTGTCTATTTTGGCGGCATGGCTGCTGATCTTAAGCGCGTATTCGATGAGTTTGTGGGTGTGCGCAAGAAAATGGAGAATAAGATAGGCGCTGCATTTGCCACAGGCGCGCATCATACAGGAGGCAAAGAGACAACTATGCTCTCAATCCTTCAGTGCATGCTGATATATGGTATGATTATTGTTGGTGATCCGATGGATGCTTCAGGTCATTATGGCGTTGCCTGTCTGCAGGCCCCGGATGAAACGGCTGCATCCGATGCTTTTAAGCTGGGAGCCCGTGTTGCAGAGCTTTGCAAAAAGTTGCAATAA
- a CDS encoding tetratricopeptide repeat protein — MFLKPSKMELSPIIFIITLLIITNCSVNAKNTIPDSLDIIIKISRIDETLNIIEELIKADPHTNTPSPAHMLRGMLQGTDWIDHNRPIVLGVVLKNTTKPEISALIPFKEPNNNFQAAFNASSGSDYYIISVPPITNGNISESLKNALVNVSGAKSDDSFSITMNVSKIMSIYHDKIKESMVQLENMPANQELNQLNISPAEIKEMLQKSLDTLSEIETVSTGLNLNKSIFQAFFEADTVRGSRLEKLFTSTGDTVMLDNYSPQYQINFRSHSYDIMGMLDIINNCFGEFYKKIGIDLSSIESVCTNFTGEMAGGVNFQNGRMVFESISVLKKGRNYADFIEKTYLPWLEKYSTDINKMLSKQMLSAKQQNFTRTQDSIVKGHKVYGLKVGVPFFPVPGPDAMNCIAKNKQMLEYDMRMTALDNLFITAPNDKRIDELIKISGNFKEKKSAAPLMTMNIDMAGYIKMIMGMAPAQGLRMGKLPEMEKITLECNASKGTIYTRSSIMMDDLKKMIAWVKELDFSNVRSAPCQTGSSYMETDTGPLNQAGNHEKASGINENDAQYWWKKGAICSTYGNDRAAIRYYKKAIEIDPNRIDAYFQLGISYGETGDYQKAISLITKSLEIDPQNGLYFYGRGRVYLLSGDEEKGIDDLKLAAALGSRDAQDYLQSREMLQN; from the coding sequence ATGTTCTTAAAGCCCTCTAAGATGGAATTGTCTCCCATAATTTTTATTATAACACTGCTAATAATCACAAATTGTTCTGTTAACGCCAAAAATACCATCCCTGATTCATTGGATATTATAATTAAAATAAGCAGAATAGACGAAACGTTAAACATAATTGAAGAGCTTATAAAAGCAGACCCACATACGAATACTCCATCACCTGCCCATATGCTTAGAGGTATGCTCCAGGGAACCGACTGGATAGATCATAACCGTCCTATTGTATTAGGCGTTGTATTAAAAAATACCACCAAACCTGAAATATCGGCGCTTATCCCTTTTAAAGAGCCGAACAACAATTTTCAGGCTGCTTTCAATGCAAGTTCCGGTTCTGATTACTATATCATATCGGTGCCGCCCATTACTAACGGAAATATTTCAGAGTCGCTAAAAAATGCGCTGGTCAATGTATCAGGGGCTAAATCCGACGATTCATTTTCAATAACAATGAATGTAAGCAAAATAATGTCAATATATCATGATAAAATAAAGGAATCCATGGTTCAACTTGAAAATATGCCTGCTAACCAAGAGCTTAACCAACTTAATATATCGCCGGCTGAAATCAAGGAAATGCTCCAAAAAAGTCTAGACACTTTATCAGAAATTGAAACAGTCTCCACAGGTCTTAATCTAAACAAATCGATTTTCCAGGCTTTTTTTGAAGCGGATACTGTTCGGGGCAGTAGACTGGAAAAACTTTTCACTTCAACCGGAGATACTGTGATGCTTGACAATTATTCACCTCAGTATCAAATCAATTTCAGATCTCACAGCTATGACATCATGGGGATGCTCGATATAATAAATAATTGTTTCGGAGAGTTTTACAAAAAAATAGGAATCGACCTTTCCAGTATAGAATCGGTTTGCACTAACTTTACCGGAGAAATGGCCGGAGGTGTAAATTTTCAAAACGGCAGAATGGTTTTCGAAAGCATCAGTGTTTTGAAAAAAGGGAGAAATTATGCTGATTTCATAGAGAAAACCTATCTCCCATGGCTGGAAAAATATAGCACCGATATCAATAAAATGTTGAGCAAGCAGATGCTTTCTGCCAAACAGCAAAATTTTACACGCACTCAGGACAGCATTGTAAAAGGGCATAAAGTATATGGACTGAAAGTGGGCGTTCCTTTTTTTCCTGTACCGGGACCGGATGCTATGAACTGTATAGCAAAAAATAAACAGATGCTTGAATATGACATGCGAATGACTGCTTTGGATAATTTATTCATCACGGCTCCAAATGATAAGAGGATTGATGAATTAATTAAAATATCGGGTAATTTTAAAGAAAAAAAATCTGCTGCACCTTTAATGACGATGAATATTGATATGGCCGGTTACATAAAAATGATTATGGGAATGGCGCCTGCGCAGGGTTTGAGGATGGGGAAGCTACCTGAAATGGAGAAAATTACCTTGGAATGTAACGCCAGTAAGGGTACAATATATACAAGATCATCAATCATGATGGATGATCTTAAAAAGATGATAGCATGGGTTAAGGAGCTTGACTTTTCCAATGTCCGTTCCGCACCATGCCAAACAGGGTCAAGTTATATGGAAACAGATACGGGCCCGCTTAATCAAGCCGGTAATCATGAAAAAGCAAGTGGTATTAATGAGAATGATGCACAATACTGGTGGAAAAAAGGGGCCATCTGTTCCACATACGGGAACGACAGGGCTGCTATAAGATATTATAAAAAAGCAATCGAAATCGATCCCAATAGAATCGACGCATACTTCCAACTCGGCATATCCTACGGAGAAACCGGTGATTACCAGAAGGCAATATCATTAATAACCAAATCCCTGGAAATAGACCCTCAAAACGGTCTGTACTTTTATGGCAGGGGAAGAGTCTATCTTCTATCCGGTGATGAAGAAAAAGGTATTGATGATTTAAAGCTTGCAGCAGCCCTTGGCAGCCGGGATGCACAGGATTATCTCCAAAGCAGGGAGATGCTTCAAAATTAA